The Rhipicephalus sanguineus isolate Rsan-2018 chromosome 7, BIME_Rsan_1.4, whole genome shotgun sequence genome includes a window with the following:
- the LOC119399467 gene encoding mitochondrial import receptor subunit TOM22 homolog, with the protein MPADEGDSGIEAMSLPESRETSPKVSKRDLDVAVPTTSSATEPSASAGEEDDFDLDETLYERLWGLTEMFPPKLRQGVYDVAHFSWGSAKGLYSFSRSAFWIIFSSSAILFAPVIFELERLQVEEMSRQQQRQILLGPSAAVSGGAPPGMMPPIGPGPQQRR; encoded by the exons ATGCCAGCGGACGAAGGGGACAGCGGGATCGAAGCCATGAGTTTGCCGGAGAGTCGCGAAACGTCGCCCAAAGTGTCCAAGCGAGACCTCGACGTCGCTGTGCCGACCACGAGCAGTGCGACGGAACCCTCAGCCAGCGCAGGTGAAGAAGACGACTTC GATCTGGACGAGACGCTGTACGAGCGGTTGTGGGGCCTGACGGAGATGTTTCCCCCGAAGCTGCGCCAAGGGGTGTACGACGTGGCACACTTCTCGTGGGGTTCGGCCAAGGGCCTGTACAGCTTCAGCCGCTCGGCCTTCTGGATCATCTTCTCCTCGTCGGCGATCCTCTTTGCCCCCGTCATCTTCGAGCTGGAGCGGCTGCAGGTGGAGGAGATGAGTCGGCAACAGCAGCGCCAG ATTCTACTGGGTCCAAGTGCAGCTGTGTCTGGTGGTGCACCGCCTGGCATGATGCCTCCAATTGGTCCAGGACCACAGCAACG GAGGTAA